From one Leptospira licerasiae serovar Varillal str. VAR 010 genomic stretch:
- a CDS encoding Crp/Fnr family transcriptional regulator: MKISEDMVNKHGLRFKESAVIFDENEPADQMYLILSGKVGIHKKVKEAFKLLIELKEGDMFGEMALVDRKPRSARAIAKTDVLLFAITESVFYNLIQTNPSFSLKMVKMLSSRLRETNQTIASLLKGDRKNIVTSALVTFAQTRGEQIEGQYKVHLAAFMKWAILRVGLEHTDLVSAINLLVKDKLIEQPKNDPSHILIRDTFFKYTLDQ, encoded by the coding sequence ATGAAGATCTCCGAAGATATGGTAAACAAACACGGTCTCCGCTTTAAGGAATCCGCTGTTATTTTCGACGAGAACGAACCTGCAGACCAAATGTATCTGATCCTTTCCGGAAAAGTGGGGATCCATAAAAAAGTAAAAGAAGCATTCAAACTTCTAATAGAACTGAAAGAAGGGGATATGTTCGGTGAGATGGCGCTGGTGGATCGTAAGCCCAGAAGTGCAAGAGCCATCGCAAAAACCGACGTCTTATTATTTGCGATCACCGAGAGTGTGTTCTATAACCTAATCCAGACCAACCCTTCTTTCTCTTTAAAGATGGTAAAAATGCTTTCTTCCAGATTGAGAGAGACCAACCAAACCATAGCTAGTCTTTTAAAAGGAGACAGAAAGAATATTGTTACTTCCGCACTCGTCACTTTCGCGCAAACGAGGGGAGAACAGATAGAGGGACAATACAAGGTACATTTGGCCGCGTTTATGAAATGGGCCATCTTAAGAGTCGGATTGGAACACACTGATTTGGTATCCGCGATCAATCTTTTAGTAAAAGACAAATTGATCGAACAACCTAAAAACGATCCCAGCCATATATTGATACGGGATACGTTTTTTAAATACACATTGGACCAGTAA
- a CDS encoding acyltransferase family protein translates to MAEQSSPAKQSRLDYLDNLRSFALLLGLAFHVAIVYAAIIIYPLRNNDRSIAFDVFGEWVHLFRMPMFFVLSGYFTERIYLSKTLKEFLRLRGLRIILPLIPGIILFAPMQYYVNALQEGYQGNYFKFLWEEFLLKNPAPSHLWFILYLALYTFLYLGVRPVISRIGAFILPSSRYGEAVTKKRSSIKWETLLIAGIWCTIWTCGINYFFLKDEKYFNIEPVQFIYDFSFFLFGSFLIGKESTILKGETDRFEIILLGFLSLIFFGLFYWISTIDPYWSYFGYTGYWNRILHIFLKCLGGWIWISFFIRLFQLFFNKAGKLSFYLRESSLPVYLIHHPISLGIGFLVVNTHLSIWAKFSIHIFLVYAVTFLVYHFVIRDSNFWLTVLGNKGISFKRNIKVR, encoded by the coding sequence TTGGCTGAACAAAGCTCACCGGCCAAACAAAGCAGGCTGGATTATTTAGACAATCTCAGATCCTTTGCGCTACTATTGGGCTTAGCGTTCCATGTGGCGATAGTATATGCCGCAATCATCATATATCCATTAAGAAATAATGATAGATCTATAGCTTTTGACGTATTCGGAGAATGGGTCCATCTTTTCAGAATGCCTATGTTTTTTGTACTTTCCGGATATTTTACGGAGAGGATCTATCTTTCTAAAACATTAAAGGAATTTTTAAGACTTAGAGGGTTAAGGATCATCCTCCCCCTGATACCGGGGATCATATTGTTCGCACCGATGCAATATTATGTGAACGCATTACAGGAAGGTTACCAAGGGAATTATTTCAAGTTTTTATGGGAAGAATTCTTACTTAAGAATCCGGCTCCTTCCCATCTTTGGTTCATACTCTATTTAGCGTTATACACATTTTTATATCTCGGCGTCCGTCCGGTAATCTCCAGGATCGGTGCGTTCATACTACCTTCTTCCAGATACGGAGAAGCAGTGACTAAAAAAAGATCCAGCATAAAATGGGAAACATTACTCATTGCAGGAATTTGGTGCACGATTTGGACTTGCGGGATTAATTACTTTTTCTTAAAGGACGAAAAATACTTCAATATAGAACCGGTCCAGTTCATATATGATTTCAGCTTTTTCCTATTCGGAAGTTTTTTGATCGGAAAAGAAAGTACGATCTTAAAAGGAGAAACTGATCGTTTCGAGATCATCCTACTCGGATTTTTATCTCTTATCTTTTTCGGATTATTTTATTGGATCAGCACAATCGATCCATACTGGTCTTATTTCGGATATACAGGATACTGGAACAGAATACTTCATATTTTTCTAAAGTGTTTGGGCGGATGGATCTGGATCTCGTTTTTCATCCGACTCTTCCAGCTATTTTTCAACAAAGCGGGAAAACTCAGTTTTTATTTAAGAGAGTCCAGTTTACCGGTGTATCTGATCCATCATCCTATTTCTCTCGGAATCGGATTCTTAGTGGTAAACACTCACCTTTCTATTTGGGCCAAATTTTCTATTCATATCTTTTTAGTTTATGCTGTCACTTTCTTGGTGTATCATTTCGTCATCCGAGACTCCAACTTCTGGCTGACTGTGCTCGGGAATAAAGGGATCAGTTTTAAAAGGAATATAAAGGTTAGGTGA
- a CDS encoding response regulator, translating into MLYSLKSKKMSVRTRPKIFLIDDHPIVRSGLEAEIKASGDYEYCGSAPSIKEGTKMMSFAHPDLLICDVSLQDENGIKELDSIRKKFPDMKIVFLTMHRDWSYLQEAISAGADGYILKSDSMESIMASIKKVLNRGKVFPGEIANFSYDEKHIREVAEIVKKLTKRESEILNFLSKGKLNREIAEDLKLSVRTVEAHRASIFKKLEVDNMVELTRILVQLKSLNSY; encoded by the coding sequence GTGCTATATTCTTTAAAATCCAAAAAAATGTCCGTCCGAACCCGTCCTAAAATATTCTTAATAGACGATCATCCGATCGTTCGATCCGGATTGGAAGCCGAGATCAAGGCTTCCGGAGATTACGAATATTGTGGTTCTGCCCCTTCGATAAAAGAAGGAACCAAAATGATGAGCTTCGCTCACCCCGATCTCCTGATCTGCGATGTTTCTCTCCAAGATGAGAATGGGATCAAGGAATTGGATTCCATCCGCAAAAAATTCCCGGACATGAAGATCGTATTTTTGACGATGCATAGGGATTGGTCTTATTTACAAGAAGCTATTTCCGCAGGTGCGGACGGTTATATTCTAAAAAGCGACTCTATGGAATCCATCATGGCTTCCATTAAAAAAGTATTAAATAGAGGGAAGGTATTCCCCGGAGAGATCGCAAACTTCAGCTATGATGAAAAACATATTAGAGAAGTAGCCGAGATCGTTAAAAAGCTTACAAAAAGGGAAAGTGAGATACTGAACTTTTTATCCAAAGGCAAATTAAACCGAGAGATCGCAGAAGATTTAAAACTGAGCGTGAGAACGGTGGAGGCTCATAGAGCGTCCATCTTCAAAAAGTTAGAAGTCGATAATATGGTGGAATTAACCAGAATTTTAGTCCAACTCAAGTCCTTAAATTCCTATTAA
- a CDS encoding SMP-30/gluconolactonase/LRE family protein produces MYDIGDWLGAAINYSGKKAGTSEFYVDCPTFVSSVSFVFPKEGIVNTKKILLLSAAFIIIFIIGFALKPSPIQPIAYQPPVDTGLIGAFQENKALESAELIALGKIHGPEDIEPDDDGNIYSASEDGKVYLISKDGEMKAHAFTGGRPLGMKLLGDGSIIVADAIKGLLQIGKDGKVEVLSTESEGVPFKFTDDLDVAKDGTVYFSDASDKYGSAEYLYDLMESVPHGRLLKYDPRTKKTTTLMKDLFFPNGVALSKNEDFLVLNETYKYRIHRYWIKGPKAGTSEIWVENLPGFPDNISSDRRGHLYLALFTVRNNMVDKILHPRPWAKSIVAKLPKFLWPKPQPYAFAVILDENGIVEASFQEPKGKHLKEITSVKRKGEYIYLGSLHNDRIGKFKLPSELIKE; encoded by the coding sequence ATGTACGATATCGGCGATTGGTTGGGAGCCGCAATCAATTATTCTGGTAAGAAGGCGGGAACCTCAGAATTTTACGTTGACTGCCCGACCTTCGTAAGTAGCGTCTCATTCGTTTTCCCTAAGGAGGGAATCGTGAACACGAAAAAAATCCTCCTGCTCTCTGCAGCGTTCATTATCATTTTTATAATAGGTTTTGCACTCAAACCTTCTCCTATCCAACCCATTGCCTACCAACCTCCTGTGGATACGGGTTTGATCGGCGCCTTCCAAGAGAACAAAGCTTTGGAATCCGCAGAACTAATCGCACTCGGAAAGATACATGGTCCTGAAGATATCGAACCGGATGACGACGGTAATATTTACTCTGCGAGTGAAGATGGCAAAGTGTATCTCATTTCCAAAGACGGAGAAATGAAAGCGCACGCATTCACGGGAGGGCGTCCTCTTGGAATGAAATTATTAGGGGACGGTTCCATCATAGTTGCGGACGCGATCAAAGGTCTTCTTCAGATCGGCAAAGATGGAAAGGTAGAAGTGTTGAGCACCGAATCCGAAGGAGTTCCTTTCAAATTCACGGACGATCTGGATGTAGCTAAGGACGGGACTGTCTATTTTTCGGATGCGAGCGATAAATACGGCTCGGCGGAATATTTGTATGATCTAATGGAGTCTGTTCCTCACGGTCGTTTATTGAAATATGATCCTCGTACAAAAAAGACGACAACTCTCATGAAAGATCTTTTTTTCCCGAATGGTGTGGCACTTTCTAAAAACGAGGATTTTCTAGTATTAAACGAAACTTATAAATATAGGATCCATAGATATTGGATCAAAGGACCTAAGGCGGGAACAAGCGAGATCTGGGTGGAGAACCTTCCCGGTTTTCCGGACAATATTTCTTCGGACAGAAGGGGTCACCTCTATTTAGCGTTATTCACCGTTCGTAATAATATGGTGGATAAGATCCTCCACCCTCGTCCTTGGGCAAAATCTATCGTGGCCAAACTCCCAAAATTTCTTTGGCCTAAACCTCAACCGTACGCTTTTGCCGTGATCCTGGACGAAAACGGGATAGTAGAGGCGAGTTTCCAAGAGCCTAAGGGAAAACACTTAAAAGAGATAACCTCCGTAAAAAGAAAAGGGGAGTATATCTATCTGGGAAGTCTTCATAACGACAGGATAGGGAAGTTTAAGCTCCCTTCCGAATTAATAAAAGAATAA
- a CDS encoding sensor histidine kinase — translation MEHSFAKNGALDLSKHSFEDGKIIPLDGEWEFYWKEFISPGDFSDPKYKSKKKFITVPSVWTESFSKDPDAAGHGYATYRLKIRLGERKQALALKIPDLGTSYVLYANGKKIASVGEIGKTEEEAKAKYELKIALVSSSENLELVFHVSNFQNRWGGVWNSIQLGEWENVLQDVRKRRDLEWALVLIAATMSFYNVFFYFFRRNESAHLLFAFHCFLIMIRSLTNGDSRLAYEFLQGISWELPNRLEYISVYASGPTLYAFLYRYCKTEFWRKFGQYICIPYYLAVFIVLFFPNAYYTLTLLPIALYMPLVTMPIWLVLLAIGLKRRIEGGVILFAGYVVISLTTVNDIMLFFGFWKSTYLIQYGEVALILGYSVLISKIFSEAFKRSDTLGTKMKSLVFSTREIMQSSSYDKAADTALKILHENGKEQTVYVYLEEPNSSVWKRYSISPLGTFESVEVYKYDVQNLLGLDPSSLSGPVNQNNRLIVSVQDEQLYKLIFDLPFQEYSDDSQMDWVRGIADALAFSVYNIARQDREKLAIIGELSAEIVHDLGHPIAMIRQNLKNIGSQKGKSKTGSLFQAEKEVNALTNLTLDILDFSKNRIILDLQNTDIKTYFKEIFEDLETFFQSTKMKLVFKINAKGSIRLDPLRIRRLIFNLAKNAAEATDEKGIFSIRIEKEENVVYLIFEDNGEGFSKDMEKYIFDSGFGSKKPYGTGLGLSIIRKIVSAHGGEILVSTEEGKGTRFTILLRS, via the coding sequence TTGGAACATTCTTTTGCAAAGAATGGAGCTCTGGATCTAAGTAAACATTCTTTCGAAGACGGTAAGATCATTCCTTTAGATGGCGAATGGGAATTTTATTGGAAAGAATTTATTTCACCCGGTGATTTCTCCGATCCGAAATATAAATCCAAAAAAAAGTTCATAACTGTTCCTTCGGTTTGGACGGAAAGTTTTTCTAAAGATCCTGACGCTGCAGGGCATGGTTATGCTACCTATCGGCTTAAAATTAGATTGGGAGAAAGAAAGCAAGCCTTGGCTCTGAAAATTCCTGATTTAGGGACTTCTTATGTGCTTTATGCAAACGGAAAGAAGATCGCGAGTGTAGGAGAGATCGGAAAAACCGAAGAGGAAGCGAAAGCAAAGTATGAGTTGAAAATTGCCTTGGTTTCCTCTTCGGAAAACTTGGAGTTAGTATTTCATGTTTCCAATTTTCAAAACAGATGGGGTGGAGTTTGGAATTCCATTCAGCTAGGAGAATGGGAAAACGTTCTGCAGGATGTTCGGAAACGGCGGGACTTGGAATGGGCATTGGTACTCATCGCCGCCACGATGTCTTTCTATAATGTGTTCTTTTATTTTTTTAGAAGGAACGAATCAGCTCACTTACTATTCGCATTTCATTGTTTTCTGATCATGATCCGTTCTTTAACAAACGGAGATTCCAGACTGGCTTATGAATTTTTACAGGGAATTTCTTGGGAGCTTCCGAATCGTTTGGAATATATTAGTGTGTATGCTTCGGGTCCGACTCTATACGCGTTTCTATACAGATACTGTAAGACCGAGTTCTGGAGAAAATTCGGTCAATATATCTGCATTCCTTATTATTTAGCAGTGTTTATCGTATTATTTTTTCCGAATGCATATTATACTCTTACGCTTCTGCCAATCGCATTATATATGCCTTTGGTTACGATGCCCATATGGCTGGTTCTACTTGCAATCGGTTTGAAAAGAAGGATAGAAGGTGGGGTGATCTTATTTGCAGGTTATGTCGTGATTAGTCTAACGACTGTGAATGATATCATGCTCTTTTTCGGATTTTGGAAAAGCACTTATCTCATCCAATACGGGGAAGTTGCGCTGATACTTGGATATTCCGTTTTGATCTCCAAAATTTTTTCGGAAGCATTCAAACGTTCCGATACGTTAGGAACAAAGATGAAGTCCCTTGTGTTCTCCACTAGAGAGATTATGCAATCTTCTTCGTACGATAAGGCGGCAGATACCGCCTTAAAGATCCTGCACGAAAACGGGAAAGAACAAACAGTCTATGTATATTTGGAAGAGCCGAATTCTTCCGTTTGGAAAAGGTATTCTATCTCACCCTTAGGAACTTTCGAAAGTGTGGAAGTTTATAAGTATGATGTGCAAAATCTTTTAGGTTTGGACCCTTCTTCTTTATCCGGACCTGTGAATCAAAATAATAGACTGATCGTATCCGTTCAAGATGAGCAACTTTATAAATTGATCTTTGATCTTCCTTTTCAAGAATATTCGGATGATTCCCAGATGGATTGGGTAAGAGGGATCGCGGATGCACTTGCATTTTCAGTGTACAATATCGCAAGACAAGATAGGGAGAAACTTGCAATCATAGGAGAACTTTCAGCGGAGATCGTTCATGATCTAGGACATCCGATCGCGATGATCCGGCAAAATCTGAAAAACATCGGGTCTCAAAAAGGAAAATCCAAAACCGGTTCTCTTTTTCAAGCAGAGAAGGAGGTGAATGCTCTTACGAATCTTACCTTAGATATATTAGATTTTTCTAAAAATAGGATTATCTTGGATCTACAGAACACTGATATAAAAACCTACTTTAAGGAAATTTTCGAGGATTTGGAGACCTTTTTCCAATCTACCAAAATGAAGTTGGTTTTTAAGATAAACGCAAAGGGAAGTATTCGTCTCGACCCACTTCGTATTCGCAGGTTGATCTTTAATCTCGCAAAAAACGCAGCAGAAGCCACAGACGAGAAAGGGATCTTTTCGATTCGGATCGAAAAAGAGGAGAACGTCGTCTATTTGATCTTTGAGGACAATGGAGAAGGATTCAGTAAGGACATGGAAAAATACATTTTCGATTCGGGATTCGGAAGTAAAAAACCTTACGGAACAGGACTCGGACTTTCTATTATTCGTAAAATTGTATCCGCTCATGGAGGAGAAATACTTGTTTCTACGGAAGAGGGGAAGGGGACAAGATTTACGATACTTCTTCGTTCTTAA